The nucleotide window GGGCCTGGCCCGTGCCTATGCCGAGACCGTCTGGCGGCCGGGCCAGCCCGATGACGCGGCGGCGGCAAGGGACATTGAACGCATCTTCGGCTTCATTCGGGGGGCGGGGGACGAGGGGGCGGCAGCCGGCACCATCATCTTCCACGACGCCTGGCCTGCGTCCTGGCCCCGGCTGATGGTGGACATTATCAACAACCACCACTTTGGCTACTACCGGGGGGAGGACTGGCCGGGAGACTGGGAATCGCCGTCGATGGTCTACTTCCTGGCCGTGCCCGCAGGCCAGGTGTTCTCGTTCGCGCTGGGCAAGCGGCGAGGAGATGTTGAGGATCGCCTGCTGGGCCTCGCCCGCGCATGGCTGGACGGTGGCCTGACTCACCTGGGCTGCGGGGCCAAGACCGCCGCCGGCTACGGCCGCTTCACCGCGCAGGGCGACGAACCGCCCGTAGCAAGCGGCCCGCACCGCACGAACTTCTCGGCGGCCCTGTCGCTCGAATCGCCGGCCTTCCTGGCCGGGGCGAGCCAACAGCAGGACGACTGCGACCTCCGCCCCGCGACGCTCCGGGGCCTGCTCCGCTGGTGGTGGCGGACCCTGCACGCCGGCGCCCTCAACCTGACGCAGTTGCGGGACCTGGAAGCGGCGATCTGGGGCAACACCGCTGCCGGCAGCGTCGTCGATCTCCAGATCGAGTCGCAGCAACCGGCCGCCTTGCCCTACGACAAACGCACCAGGGTCAATATGAGGCAGGAGGAGAAGGTCGGCCCCTATGGCATCCCCAAGGCCGACCCGGGGAAGACGACCCAGGGTCTCTGGTATGCCACTCGCGGTATGGATGACAGCGGCCGGCGCCGCTTCGTCATCGAACCCGGGGCGACCTGGACGATCCGGCTGACGGCACGGACCAATCAGGCGCTGCGGGATCGCGGGATCGGCCCCGAAGACGTGCTCGCCCAGGCCCGTGCCGCGCTCTGGCTGCTCTGCCGGTACGGCGGGGTCGGGTCCAAGGCGCGCAAAGGATTCGGGTCACTCTCGTCCGACGGGCTGGACGACCTAGACCTCGAACGCTGCCGCGAGGTCTCCCGCCGGCTCCGCAGGCGTCTTGGCCTGCCCGAGGACGAACGCCCGGGGACGGCCGAATCTCCGGCCCTCTGCGACCTCGCGGCAGAGGAAGTCGAGGCCGAGTTCCCCTGGGCCGATGTCTGGGCTGTGCTCGATCAGGTTGGCTTCGCCTGGCAGGCGTTCGCCAAGAGGTTTTCCCACGACCGCGATCAGCAGGAGCAGTTGGTCCCGACCTGGTCCGAGCGGGATGCCCCCACGGGCTTCACGAAGGCGTCGCTCGGGGTGCCCCGGCGGATGGATGGCGGGGACCGGCGATGGGCGGGCGAACGACACGCATCGCCGGTCCACATCCACGTCGAGCGGGCCGGCGGCAACGCCCATCGGGTCCGGGCCATCGCCTTCGCCGCACCCAGGCTGCCGACTCGCGAGAGCAGCGTGACGTTCCTGCAAACGTTCCTCGACCACCTGCGTGACGACCTCCTGTGTCGGTCGCAACTTCCTCCGAGGTCCTCCCGGCCGAGCCCGAGCGGGCGCGGCGGGCGACCCAGCCCGGCAGGGGGCGGGGGACTCGGCCAGCGCCGGGGTACGGGAACGGCCCGGACGCGGGGCGAACTCCATGGCGGTCCAGCGCCTGCTGCCCCGCCCCGTAGCCATCCCAAAGCCGGCGATCGCGTCGAGGCCACCTTGCTCCCCGAGCGTACGAAAAAGGGCGGTTGGAAGGCGCGACACGAGCCGACCGGCCTGAGCGGGCCGATCGTCGATTCGGCCAAGGTGCCCTCCGACAAGGAGCCTGGCAACGGCATGACGCTCATCGTTCACGCGGTCGGCGCCCGCGAGATGTCGTTCCGAGTTGAGTGATTGGACCCCCGTCGATGCGTATCCTCCTCTGCCTGCTGTCCGAGCAGCACGTGCCCAACCTGCTCTCGGTCCACCACTTCAAGCCCGACCGGCTCGTGCTGGTCGAGACCGGGGAGATGAGGCGGCGTCACGCCGCCGAGCATCTCCTCGGGGCCCTAGAGGCCGGCAGCCTGGACTACACTGACCGGCACGAGGTCCAACCGCTGGAGCACGAGGACTCCCTGCCCGAGGTCCGTCGCGCCTTGCAGGAGGCATTCGGACGCCATCCATCGGCCGAGTGGATCGTGAACCTGACGGGTGGCACCAAGCCGATGTCCATCGCCGCGTTCATGTTCTTCTCGGTGATGGACGCCTCGTCGATCTACCTCAGTGGCCGGGAGCCGAACCTCATCCGCTGGATGGACGGTTCGAAGGTCGAGCCTTGTGACTATCGGCCCAGCATTGCCGAGTTTCTCGCCGGTTACGGGTTTCCCTCACGAAAGCCCCCCGAGAAAGTCGCCGAGGCCGAGGAGCGAGCACGAGGATGGTGGGACCTGGCGCGGGTCCTGGCGACCCAGAGCACTGCCGACGGCTTGATCCGCTTCGAGGACGATCGGGAGCGAGGCAAGGCCCGGGACAGGGGCTTCGACCTTGAACGCCGGCACCTGGAACCCGGGGCGATCGCGGACCCGGACCTCCTCCGAGCCATCAACATGCACTTCGGCTTGGCCGAGCAGGACGGCGTACCGACTGGCAAGCTGGACAAGTACCAGACGCAATTCCTGCTGGGGGGCTGGCTGGAAGTCTTCATCTGGGGCCTGCTCGATCGCCATCGGGACGCTCTGGACATCTGGGACGTGCGGCTCGGGTTGGAGCCGACGAGCCCAGACACTCGGGTTGGCAACGACTTCGACGTGGCCTTCATGCACCGTTACCGGCTCTGGATGGTCGAGTGCAAGACCGGCAGCCAGGAGCACGACCCCGGCGGCGACATCCTCTACAAGGTCGAGGCCGTCATCCGTCAGTTCCGGGCCCTGCACGTGCGTACTGCCTTGGCCACGACCTCCGACTTCCTGACCGACCCCCGGACCGGCACAATCAGGGAAGGACATCGCAACCGGGCTGCGTCCTACGGCTGTGCGTTGGTGACCCGCGATCAGGTCCGTGCCATGGCCGAGGCCGACGACCCTGTCGATCTGATCCGAGAGGCCCTGGGGCTCCGATGACATGCGACCCGCCACCACGCTGATCAGCACTGTCGGCACGAGCCTCTTTATGCCGAACCTCGCCGGGTTGCGGGCCGACGACCCCGACCCCGTGCGGAACCGGCTGGCCGCCGCCTACGACGCACGAGAATGGGACGCCGTGGCCGGGGCCCTGGCGACATTGCCCCCCACCGAGCGGACCTGCGGTGCCGAGATCAACTCGATCGCAAGCCTGCTGGCCAGGGGATACGCCGTCCCCGATGCGAACCTGTTCTTCTGCCACTCGGATACCGACGACGGCCGGGCCATCGGTCGGGTCCTGACTGCTTACTACCGCCGGGCCGGCCATCCCATCGCCGAGACGAGGGTGATCGACGGATTGCAGGACAGCGATCCCAGCCGGTTCCGCACTGAGGGCCTGCGCAACCTGGCCAGGGTTGTCTGCCGGCTGGTGCGCGACTATGGCCCCGGCGCATGCGCCATCAACGCCACCGGCGGGTACAAGGCCCAGATCGCCGTGGCCGTATTGCTGGGCCAGGCTCTCGGCGTTCCGGTCTACTACAAACACGAGCGGTTCGACGAGATCATCTCCTTCCCGCCGATGCCCGTGGCGCTCGACGTGCGGGCCTGGATGCGTCACAGCGGCCTGCTGGCCCTGCTCGACGCCGAAGGCCAGGTGCCGGCCGCCTCGCTCGCCGAAGACCTGGCGGATGGGGGCGAGGTCCTCGAATGCTTCGTCGACCGCGTTGAGGTCGACGGCGAGGAGTACCTGGCCCTCTCGCCGACCGGCCAGATCGTCCATGAGACCTTCCGAGAACGGTTCCGCACCGAGCGTGACCGACTCCTACCCCCTCCTGTGCTCGCCTCGGAGAAGCACCCGCCGAAGCTCGGCGGCCACGGCGTAATCCTCCGCCACCGCGAGGAGTTGCGGCGATACCTCGCGGCGATCACCGACGGAGTCCCGCAGGTCCGATCGTGCCATACGGTCTATTGCAACCCCGACCTGCCCCGCCCCCTGATGTTCCGGCTGAGGGGCGAGGAGGTCCAGGGGACCTGGTCTGACGGCTCCGAGGCGGTCACATTCGCGGTCGAGTCGTCGGCGACGACCGACGGCCAGCGTGAGGCCGTCGTCGCGGCCCTCAACGACTGGCTCCAGGCACACCGGTAGCTCGAACGCCCCGAGGCAGTGGCCACACTCTACGTCACCAAGCCAGACCCCGACTGCCCCGGTGGTGTTCGCCTGACCCGCGAGGGCTTGAAACCCTTCTTCACCGAATGGGAAACGCACTTGCTCCGGCCGTTGCGGGAGGCGGAGCCCGACGCCGAGGGTCCCGACCGGCTCGCTGTCAGGCCACTCCTCGACCGCCAGATCGAACGGCTGGTGGCCGACCTGCGTGGCGGCCCCGCCTACCGCCCCTTCGTCTATGGAGGCTGATCGGTGCCGACCCATGGCGAGGCGACCCGCTACCTCGTCTGTTACGACATCCCCGACACCCCCCGGCGCAACCGGATCGCCAAGTGCCTGGATGATTTCGGCGGCCGCGTCCAGTATAGTGTCTTCGAGATGGTCCTCGATCATCGGCTCTTTGACAAGCTGATCGAGGAATTAACCGCTATAGTCGACCCGGCCTCCGACCGCGTCTCGGTCTATCCGCTTTGTGCCGCCTGCTCCAGGAAGTCGCTACTGCTCGGCCGGCGTGCCGATGAGGTCCGACCCGGTGATGAAATCGTCTTTATCCACTGAGTCAGTGATGCACGTCTAACGGGCCAAGACGCCCTGTTTTGCCTGATCGTTATCTTCAGCGCCTCCTTGGGAACCGTCGGTTACGGAACGTTCTAAACCTTACCAAGGTCTGGATTTTCGTAAGCGGATTAGCCCGGAATGCACGAACTTCCTTAGGAAGCATCCTGCCCTCCGACGCCGGTTACGGAAATTGCCCGTGCAACTTATTTTCTGAGAAGGAGTTGCGCACTGTGCCGCGTACGTCCTCGCCCCGATCACGAGGGGATTGAAACACATGGTACGGGCGTCCTCAAGGAGCCTGTCGATGCCGATCCGCGTACGTCCTCGCCCCGATCACGAGAGGATTGAAACGATCAGGCTATTGGCCAGGGCTGCGATGGGTGGGCTCCACGACGTACGTCCTCGCCCCGATCACGAGGGGATTGAAACGTTGATCCACGCCTTCCACTCGCTCCTCAGCCACTTCGGGCGTACGTCCTCGCCCCGATCACGAGGGGATTGAAACATCAGGCCGTCATCCATCGGCCGGTAGTTGGGCTCAGTCGGGTTGCGTACGTCCTCGCCCCGATCACGAGGGGATTGAAACGCATACGTGCGCCCTGGATTTGACGCTCGGGATCATTACGGGCGTACGTCCTCGCCCCGATCACGAGGGGATTGAAACCAGAAGAGCCGACCGCAGACCTCGTAGTAGCGGTCCTCCCAGTTCTGCGTACGTCCTCGCCCCGATCACGAGGGGATTGAAACTGATGGAGTCGAGCAGTTGCTCGCGGTCGGCAAGGATTTGCGTACGTCCTCGCCCCGATCACGAGGGGATTGAAACAACGTCCTGGTAATCACGGGCATCGAACGCCATGTCCGTAGCGTACGTCCTCGCCCCGATCACGAGGGGATTGAAACATGTTATATGCGAAGCACGCATCAACATCTTGATCCATATGGCGCACGTCCTCGCCCCGATCACGAGGGGATTGAAACGTGGCGAACCGCATGTGGACGAACGTCTCCTGGTCCTCCGGGATGCGTACGCCCGCGCCCCGATCACGAGGGGATTGAAACGCGTCGGGGCTCCAGTGTGAGCGAAGCGTGTGGGTCCGGGCGTATGTCCTCGCCCCGATCACGAGGGGATTGAAACATGCCACGCGATTCCTTGCTCGTGACGATCGACGCCTGTTCGGCGTACGCCCGCGCCCCGATCACGAGGGAATTGAAACGTTGATCGTCGCTTGCCTCGCAGTGGTTCCCAGTTATGCGATAGCGCGTACGCCCGCGCCCCAATCACAAGGGGATTGAAACGACGTTTTGATGTTTTCGGACAAAGCCTTGATTTCGGCTTCGACTTGTACGTCCACGCCCCGAACACGAGGGGATTGAAACGCCGTCACCGCGAGATAGGGGTCGCGGAATTTGTCCCGCTCGCGTATGCCCCGCCCTGTTCACGAGGGGATTGCAGTAGTGATGACACCGTCATTGGACACAGCGGTATTACGGGAACTGAACGTCCGTGCCTGGCGGTTGCACCTGTCAACACCGGGAGTCCTCGTCACGGTGCCCCTGCTGCGTGGCGTCTGGGGGGCGGCACTGCGTGATGGGTCGCAGGAGCGGTATCGCGAGGTCTTCGAGGGCGACGAGGTTCGAGTACCCCGCTACCTGATGCGACCGGCCCCACGCGAGGCTGACCCGGCACCGGCCGTGGAGTTCATCGTCTTCGGTCGGACGGACCAGGACACCGACTCGGCCCTGTGGGCAGCCTGGGACGAGGCCGAGCGGCGGGGCCTCGGCCCCGAGCGGCGGCCGTTTCGCATTACGGCGGCCATCCCTCTGGCCTGGGACGAAACCCCACTGGGGCCGGCACGGGTGCAGCCGGGGTTCGCTCTGGACCCGATGCCCTGGCCGACCGGGAGCATCGCCGCAGGCTGTCGGATCGACATCCCGGCCCCCTTGCGTCTGCTCCGCCAGGGTCGGTTGATCGACGCGCCGACGCCCGCCGACCTGGCACTCGCCGCCCTCCGCCGGATCGGGGGCTTGCTTGGATCGGTGGCCGATCCCCTCTGGGAACGACGGGCCGACTGGCTCGACGCTGCCCGAGCGGTGCCGCACCGGCCCTGGCGCGGCCGACGGCTCGATCTGGTCCGCTACTCTGGCTCTCAGCATCGTGAGGTTGAGCTACGCGGCGTCGTCGGCTCACTCGACCTTCCCCATGGCCCCGGTCCGCTCGCCCCGCTCCTGGCCGCCGCCCAGTGGCTCCACCTGGGAAAGGGAACTGTCATGGGCTTAGGCCAGGTCCGTATCCTGCCTCTCGATGTCGACAAGACTCACCGTTGAGGTTCCCAGGGCACGGATGCCATCAATGCCTGGTCATCGGACAGGACGGAGATTACGATGGCAGTGATGTCGAACTCCATGAATGCTCCCAGACGCCTTGCGTGCGCCTCATGCCGAAGCCCGAAGACCAGGCCCGACAGCAGATCGACGCGAAACTCGAAGCGGCAGGATGGGTCGTCCAGGACGCGGACGAACTGAACCTTTTTGCCGGACGGGGGATCGCCGTCCGGGAGTTCGCGTTGAAGCACGGGCACGGCTTCGCGGACTACCTGCTCTACGTCGACCGCAAGGCGGCCGGGGTCGTCGAGGCGAAGAAGGAGGGGACGACGCTGACCGGCGTCGAAACCCAGGCCACGCGCTACAGCGAGGGGCTTCCCGACGCCCTGCCGGCCCACCATCGGCCCTTGCCGTTCCTGTATCAGAGCACCGGCGAGGAGACCCGCTTCACGAACTGGCTCGACCCCGAGCCCCGATCGCGGGAAGTCTTCACCTTCCACCGGCCCGAGACGCATGCGGAATGGCTGGCCGACTGGCCCAGCACGCTACGCAAGCGCCTCAAGGACATGCCGGCGCTCGACGAGAAAGGTCTCTGGCCGGCGCAGTTGAGGGCGGTGCAGAACCTTGAGGCGTCGCTCGCGGCCGACAAGCCCCGAGCCCTGATTCAGATGGCCACCGGGAGCGGCAAGACGTTCACGGCGGTCAATGCGATCTACCGTCTCATCAAGCACGCCGGGGCTCGCCGAGTGCTGTTCCTGGTCGACCGGGCCAACCTCGGCCGCCAGGCGGAGAACGAGTTCCGATCGTTCGACACGCCCGACGACGGACGCAAGTTCGATCAGCTTTACAACGTCAACCACCTGCAAGGCCGCCGGCCCGATCCCGTCGCCCGCGTTTGCATCTCGACCATCCAGCGCCTCTACTCGATCCTCCAGGGCAAGGAATTGCCGCCCGAGGCCGACGAGGTCTCCGCCTTCGAGACGATGGACGACCTCCGCCGCGAGCCGATGCCGGTCGTCTACAACCCGAACATCCCCATCGAATTCTTCGATTTCATCGTCATTGACGAGTGCCATCGCTCGATCTACACCCTCTGGAAGCAGGTACTCGACTACTTCGACGCCTACCTCATCGGCCTGACCGCCACGCCCTCGAAACAGACCTTCGGGTTCTTCAACAAGAACCTGGTCATGGAGTACGGCCACGATCAGGCCGTCGTTGATGGCGTGAACGTCGACTTCAACGTCTACAAGATCGCCACGAAGATCACCCAGGGCGGCTCGGTCGTCGAGGCCGGTTATCAGGTCGGCAGGCGCGACCGCCAGACCCGCAAGATGCGCTGGGAGACGCTCGACGACGACCTGGAGTACGACGCCAAGGCGCTCGACCGCGATGTCGTCTCCAGGGACCAGATTCGGACC belongs to Tautonia marina and includes:
- a CDS encoding putative CRISPR-associated protein, giving the protein MRPATTLISTVGTSLFMPNLAGLRADDPDPVRNRLAAAYDAREWDAVAGALATLPPTERTCGAEINSIASLLARGYAVPDANLFFCHSDTDDGRAIGRVLTAYYRRAGHPIAETRVIDGLQDSDPSRFRTEGLRNLARVVCRLVRDYGPGACAINATGGYKAQIAVAVLLGQALGVPVYYKHERFDEIISFPPMPVALDVRAWMRHSGLLALLDAEGQVPAASLAEDLADGGEVLECFVDRVEVDGEEYLALSPTGQIVHETFRERFRTERDRLLPPPVLASEKHPPKLGGHGVILRHREELRRYLAAITDGVPQVRSCHTVYCNPDLPRPLMFRLRGEEVQGTWSDGSEAVTFAVESSATTDGQREAVVAALNDWLQAHR
- the cas6 gene encoding CRISPR system precrRNA processing endoribonuclease RAMP protein Cas6, whose protein sequence is MTPSLDTAVLRELNVRAWRLHLSTPGVLVTVPLLRGVWGAALRDGSQERYREVFEGDEVRVPRYLMRPAPREADPAPAVEFIVFGRTDQDTDSALWAAWDEAERRGLGPERRPFRITAAIPLAWDETPLGPARVQPGFALDPMPWPTGSIAAGCRIDIPAPLRLLRQGRLIDAPTPADLALAALRRIGGLLGSVADPLWERRADWLDAARAVPHRPWRGRRLDLVRYSGSQHREVELRGVVGSLDLPHGPGPLAPLLAAAQWLHLGKGTVMGLGQVRILPLDVDKTHR
- a CDS encoding Card1-like endonuclease domain-containing protein — its product is MRILLCLLSEQHVPNLLSVHHFKPDRLVLVETGEMRRRHAAEHLLGALEAGSLDYTDRHEVQPLEHEDSLPEVRRALQEAFGRHPSAEWIVNLTGGTKPMSIAAFMFFSVMDASSIYLSGREPNLIRWMDGSKVEPCDYRPSIAEFLAGYGFPSRKPPEKVAEAEERARGWWDLARVLATQSTADGLIRFEDDRERGKARDRGFDLERRHLEPGAIADPDLLRAINMHFGLAEQDGVPTGKLDKYQTQFLLGGWLEVFIWGLLDRHRDALDIWDVRLGLEPTSPDTRVGNDFDVAFMHRYRLWMVECKTGSQEHDPGGDILYKVEAVIRQFRALHVRTALATTSDFLTDPRTGTIREGHRNRAASYGCALVTRDQVRAMAEADDPVDLIREALGLR
- the cmr6 gene encoding type III-B CRISPR module RAMP protein Cmr6; translated protein: MPIGRVQFWVRSRSQGAVLDERGTRLLFTAKDLEGLRVEEIRDGLEVAFNLGPDGTARRVRQPRSSFLRLPKSLDRDDPLLSAVPLSPSLRDLVERFKGLVHPGLRLDKYMMPAVNQEGQKRVLSEVAERSQGDTQLLAEVLRRRDAMLDAAGTVRWGRETKGPLTLHLARASALENAGLCLHPIYGFTFLPGSGLKGLARAYAETVWRPGQPDDAAAARDIERIFGFIRGAGDEGAAAGTIIFHDAWPASWPRLMVDIINNHHFGYYRGEDWPGDWESPSMVYFLAVPAGQVFSFALGKRRGDVEDRLLGLARAWLDGGLTHLGCGAKTAAGYGRFTAQGDEPPVASGPHRTNFSAALSLESPAFLAGASQQQDDCDLRPATLRGLLRWWWRTLHAGALNLTQLRDLEAAIWGNTAAGSVVDLQIESQQPAALPYDKRTRVNMRQEEKVGPYGIPKADPGKTTQGLWYATRGMDDSGRRRFVIEPGATWTIRLTARTNQALRDRGIGPEDVLAQARAALWLLCRYGGVGSKARKGFGSLSSDGLDDLDLERCREVSRRLRRRLGLPEDERPGTAESPALCDLAAEEVEAEFPWADVWAVLDQVGFAWQAFAKRFSHDRDQQEQLVPTWSERDAPTGFTKASLGVPRRMDGGDRRWAGERHASPVHIHVERAGGNAHRVRAIAFAAPRLPTRESSVTFLQTFLDHLRDDLLCRSQLPPRSSRPSPSGRGGRPSPAGGGGLGQRRGTGTARTRGELHGGPAPAAPPRSHPKAGDRVEATLLPERTKKGGWKARHEPTGLSGPIVDSAKVPSDKEPGNGMTLIVHAVGAREMSFRVE
- the cas2 gene encoding CRISPR-associated endonuclease Cas2; the protein is MPTHGEATRYLVCYDIPDTPRRNRIAKCLDDFGGRVQYSVFEMVLDHRLFDKLIEELTAIVDPASDRVSVYPLCAACSRKSLLLGRRADEVRPGDEIVFIH